The genomic interval CTTTGACACCCGCGTGTTCACCACCGTCGCCCAGTGATCGCGGCAGCTGTTCCGTCGCATGATCTTGCCCCGCTGCGTGCCCAGGCACGTGGTGCTGCGGATGATGCGGTCGAGCCCTGCATACTCGCTCGGATCGGCCAGGGCAATGTCCGTGGAATCGCGGGGAACGTAGACAATGTCATTGGATGCATACCGCCCGGCATCGGCGTCCCCTCTTACCGTAAAGGCGTACGGAGGTCCGGAATACCCCATGTAGAAGAGCGCAAAACGGAATTGGCGCGGGAGATCGAGCGCGACCACAGCCGTGATCTTGTGCGGCACACTGTAAAACGAGGTTGCGACGCGTCGATCTTCGATTGATCCATCCACTGGATTCGCGCTGATATTGAACACGGCCAGATCGGAGACGGGTGAAAGGCGGTCTTTGGCGTCCGTATAGGTGTACGCCAATGCGACCTCGGGCCCGTCACCAAACCGTTTGCGCAGCTGCGCCGTCGCCACGAACGACCGATCCCCGCGGGCGTTCCGCACCTCGATCACCCGTTCGAATGCGGCATCCCGGCGGGTCGGGGTCGCCCGTCCGGTGGCTGCATCGAAGGTTCCATAGAGCACCCGTCCACCTTCTCCGGCCGCCACTCCCACGCGGGTCAGATTGACGTCGGTCACATAGAAATCGTTCACCCCTAGGACGTAGAGCAGGTCGAGGGTTCCCACCACTCCCGATGGCAGTTGGAAGTCCCCGCCGAGGGCGGTGCGCAGATTCCGGGGAAACCGGAACTGCGGATTGAAATAGTTGACGAACACGCTCGCGGATGAGGCCGTGGCGCACGCGGTCGGCTGCTTCGCGGGATCGAGGGTGAATGCAGGCACGTCTGCCCCGGCACATTCCAGGTGCAACTGCTCGAGGCCGGTGAAAGTGTACACCGAATTGAACCAGTGGTAGGCGGGTCGACCCGCGAACAGCCCCACTCCCCCGCGGAGCAGCGCCGTGCCTCGGCCATTCAGGTCGTAGATGAATCCGATACGGGGCGCCCACAGCGGGTGACCACTCGGCGTCAAGGCAGTGTTGACATTGAGTCCCGCGAGAAGCGCAGGGTTCTGGGCTGGGGGCGTCGGGAGGAATGGCACGTCCAGCCGGAGCCCGGCGGTGAGGGTGAGCCGTGAGCTCGGCGTCCAACGGTCCTGCACATAGGCGGCGATCTGATCGACGTCATAGTCGGCGAGATTCCCCTCGGGCCTGAGCGGGCCGGGCAGCGTCCGCACGTAGAGGCTTGCCTGGCCGGCCTCCAGCGAGTCGAGGCTGTCGAATTCCCAATGACCGAGCGGGAGGTCGAAGTCATTTCGATGGACGTGTACCAGTTCACCATGGGTACCGAACGTGAGTTGGTGGGTACTGGCGACCCAGGAAAGGTTGTCCGTCACCTCCCAGATGTCCTGATCCGAGAAAGAGTTTGTGGCTCCGCCACGCTGCCCCGCCACCAAGTGCCCTTCGTCTGCCGCGACGTCCACCTCGGGGAACCCGCTCACCGCCGGCTGCGCCTCCCGGATACCCAACCGGGCCAGGGTGAGCTCGTTCGCAACCCTCCGCCCGGTTGCGTAGGTCCATGTCAGCCGAGTCGCATTGGTTGTCGCGCGCAGTCGAAAGCTGTTGGACGAGAGCTCGTAGCGGCCATAGGGTTCGTGGTTAGCTCCGAAGAAATTGTTGCCATGCCCGTAGTTGTGAGATATCTCGATACGGTTGTTGACGGCGGGCTGCAGCGTGATCTTGGCGAACAGGTTGCCGCTCGGCACCCGATTGGGCGTGGCACCTATGGTGCCCGGCTCGACTCGGTACTCGTCACGCAGCGTCTGCTGAAACCGCAGCGCGCTCGCGTAGCGAATGCCCACGCCGGCCGAATCGCGACCAGCGGTGGTGTCCGTGCCGATAGTCCGCGCGGTCTGAGGTATGACGTCCCGCTGGAGACCGAGGTCGAGAAAGAACGCCGCGCGGTCACGCACGATCGGTCCACCCAGCGTGAGCGCCAACTCCTTGGTGGTGAAGTCCTCCGCTCGGTTGCCCAGCTCGTCTGTACCGGTGAGCCCCTGCCCCTCGAAGTAGCCCGACAGCGACCCTTCCCACCGATTCGAGCCCGACCGCGTGACCGCGTTCACCAGCCCGGCAGCGAAGGTACCGAACCGCACGTCGAATGGGGCGGTGACCACTTGCAGCTCCCGAACCGCCTCCACGGACAGGGTCCGGATCCCAGTCGGGGATCCGGGGGTCTCGACCCCGGTGCCCCCTGCATATCCCGCCAGGTCGTTGTTCGTGGCCCCGTCGATCTGCAGTCCGTTCAGTCGGTCCGGCTGTCCAGCGATCGAGACGCCCCCGTTGGGACTCGGCACCGCCTGAGGCGAGAGATAGATCAGCTTGAAGAAGTCCCGGCCGCGCACCGGCAGCCGGGAGCTCAGCGTGTGGGTGATGATCTGCGCCGGTCCCGCGCCGCCGAACCCGACCAATCGATCGGAGGCAGAGCTCGTGAGCTCCGGCAACGTGACCACCTGGCGGGCGAGATTGAAATCGACCAGCTCGCGCTCTCCGACGGAGAGGACTATGCCGACGACGTGCGCCGGTTCGAACCCAATTGCCCGGACCTCGGCAATGTAAGGGCCGCCGGGCGAGAGATACTCGACGATGTAGCGCCCGCCGCTCTGTGTGACGGTCCACCATCGCTCGCCGTTCGCCGTATTGGTAATCGAGACGGTGGCCTGCTCGATGGTCGCGGAGTCGCCGGCGGTAACCGTGCCATAGATGGCGGACGTGGTGACGGCCTGCGCTCGGGCTGTTCCGACCCACGCTGCCAGGCCCAATCCCACCAGGGCCAAGCCTCTCACGGAGTCACCGCCTCGGCGCCCGCGAAAGCCTCGCGAGCTCCCCGCGCACCAATTCGACCTCCGGCCTCACCTCCGGCTCCGGATCGGGCCGGAGCGCGAGATAGTGCCGGTAGGCTCGAACCGCGCCGGCTGTATCGGCTGAGAGTGCGGCCAGTCTGCCCTCCTCGCGCAGGAACGTCGACTGGTGCCAGGAGGGCCAGAAGCCGTAGACCCCGGAGTGTCGGCGTACCGCGCGCAGGGCGAGAGGCAAGTCGCCCTGCAGCTCGGCGAGGTGCGCCACGACGAGATTCGCGCCGAGCGCCGGCAGGAAAAGGTCGAAACGCCGACTGGCCGCATCGGCCACCTCGAGCTTGCGATGTGCGTCGGGCAGACCCAGTGCCGTCGCGCGGCCGGCATCGAGCAACGCGGCGCAGAGTTTCCTGAAGCCTTCGGCCTTGACGGAGTCGGCTCCATGGACGCCTCGGACCCGGGCCTCGATCAAATCCCTGACGGCCGCGACCGCGTAGGCGTAATCGCCTCGCGCGGCCCACCACGTGGCCACGGCGCAGCGAGCTTCAAGTTGAGTGCGTGCCGGATCGCCCGCGATGGAACCGCCACGGGTGACCGATGCCAGCCGGCGTGCCGCCGGAGCCGCAGGCATCGTATCAGCTCCCCAGTGCAACGCGAGAAAGATGGTTCCGGCGTCGCCTCCTTCACCCAGGTGGTTCCACCCCACCTCCCCGGGTGCGGGGACCCCGGAATTCTCGTTGATCTCCGACAGATACCGTGCGGATTCTCGGGGTCGACCGCCATCCAGCGCCACCATCGCCCTCAAGAAGGAGCCGCCAGCCGCACCGCCGCCGGCTTCCCAGTGTTGGATGTCGAGGTTCATCGAGCGCTTATAGTCCTGCGCCGCTACGCCCGAGAACTCGATGAACTGAAAGATCTGGCCGAACGCCTCAGGGTTGACCGACTGCGAATCTGCCCAGAACGAGTGCTCCGCCGAGGCGCCGAGGGCCACCGCCCGATGCCAGCGCAGATACCACCCTTGTTTCGAGGTCGAATCGGCGGCCACACCTGGCGCGAGCAGCCGAAGAACCGCGGCGGAATCGTGGCGCACCTGCGCGATCTCCACCATGTGTTTCAGCGCCTCGGCGACGGTCGGGGCTCGGTCGGCCGCCAACCCATCCTCAGCCGCGGCAGAGTCGATCGCCCACCCGCGCTGAAACGATTCGGCCGCAAGCTGGAAGGGGTTGGCGAGCCCCGCCGATAATCCCAGGTGATAGTATGCGTCTCCAAGTTCGTACCATGGCTCAGGCCGGTCGGGATACGTCACCGAGACCCCCCGCCATTGATCGATCCGTTCAGGGCCGGTCACGAACGGAGCGGTCCAGATGTCGAGTAGCGCGCGGTCGGCTGGGTCGAGCCGCTCGCGTCCGGCCAGCGCCAGGCGCTTGGCCCGTTCCGCAGCCCGACCATCGCCAGTCCAGACTGATACGTGCACCAGCTCAAGCGCCGCCAGCGCGAAGGTCGAATCGAGCACCGTCGCCTGCTGCAACCGGCTCGCGGCGATATCCAGGCGTCCAGTCCTGAAGGCCTTCCGGCCAGCCAGAAAAGCGCGGAGAGCCGGCAGAGAGGCAGTCGGTGACCTCGACATCCGGGCGGAGTCCCGCCCCGCGCCGAGCGCCAGCAGCCGCACGGCAAGGCGATCAAGCAGGGCCGGCAGGCTGTCGGAGGGACCTTCGACGCTCGCGTGGGCCAGCTCCCGGGGCGTCCCTGTCGTCATCAATGAGGCGGTCATGATGAGGTGCGCTGGCGTGCCCACGATGCTTCCGTCGACGAGATGGCCCGCACCGACGCGGCGCGCGACGTCGCGCGCGGCCGCCGGCGTGAGCGCCTGTCCGCTCGTTTCAGCAATCCGCTGCCACGCACGCTGCACAGACCTCGAGTCGACGGCACGCAGGCCTCCCTCGCCCGGCAACTTGGCCGCCAGCAAGTCGGCCGCCCCCTGTCGTAACCACGTCAGGTTGGTTCTCGAGCCCTCCAGCCGAAAGGGGAGGATCGCGACGAGCTCCGGGTCGAGTCGCAACGGCGCCGCGCTTCCATGCCTCGCCAGGGTCACGGCGGCAGTCAGACCTACCGACACGGCGAGGCCCGTGACGATCCACCTGAGGCGACGGCTCCGGGCGTGCTCCGGTGGCGGGCTGGCCGCAGCAAAGTCGATCGCCTGAACAAGTTCCCCCGCTGTGGCGAACCGATCTTCAGGGGCCTTCTGGAGCGCACGCGTGATTGCCTGCTCCAGCGGAAGTGGGACGTCGGCTCGTACCGCACGGAGCGAGGGCACGGGATCTGCCGCATGCTGCTCCAGGATGGCCTGCGCCGTCGGGCCGTTGAACG from Gemmatimonadales bacterium carries:
- a CDS encoding protein kinase → MNAAMLARWDEVVRVVDLALDLDPTDRPELFERACSGDAALRAEVERLLTATEHAEHFLEQPVAADVAPLVSWVARQESQALARGTRFGVYEVVGLLGRGGMATVYLAEDHKHHRTVAVKVFDSEVGAAIGREWFLREIDLVAKLHHPHILPLHDSGEVDGRLYYVMPHVDGESLRQRLSREGRLTLASAQRVLHEIAGALDYAHRHHVVHRDIKPENILLQDGQAIVADFGIARAIEASAGNGCRVPETIPALGTPAYMSPEQATRTAAIDGRTDVYALGCMLFEMLSGAPPFNGPTAQAILEQHAADPVPSLRAVRADVPLPLEQAITRALQKAPEDRFATAGELVQAIDFAAASPPPEHARSRRLRWIVTGLAVSVGLTAAVTLARHGSAAPLRLDPELVAILPFRLEGSRTNLTWLRQGAADLLAAKLPGEGGLRAVDSRSVQRAWQRIAETSGQALTPAAARDVARRVGAGHLVDGSIVGTPAHLIMTASLMTTGTPRELAHASVEGPSDSLPALLDRLAVRLLALGAGRDSARMSRSPTASLPALRAFLAGRKAFRTGRLDIAASRLQQATVLDSTFALAALELVHVSVWTGDGRAAERAKRLALAGRERLDPADRALLDIWTAPFVTGPERIDQWRGVSVTYPDRPEPWYELGDAYYHLGLSAGLANPFQLAAESFQRGWAIDSAAAEDGLAADRAPTVAEALKHMVEIAQVRHDSAAVLRLLAPGVAADSTSKQGWYLRWHRAVALGASAEHSFWADSQSVNPEAFGQIFQFIEFSGVAAQDYKRSMNLDIQHWEAGGGAAGGSFLRAMVALDGGRPRESARYLSEINENSGVPAPGEVGWNHLGEGGDAGTIFLALHWGADTMPAAPAARRLASVTRGGSIAGDPARTQLEARCAVATWWAARGDYAYAVAAVRDLIEARVRGVHGADSVKAEGFRKLCAALLDAGRATALGLPDAHRKLEVADAASRRFDLFLPALGANLVVAHLAELQGDLPLALRAVRRHSGVYGFWPSWHQSTFLREEGRLAALSADTAGAVRAYRHYLALRPDPEPEVRPEVELVRGELARLSRAPRR
- a CDS encoding TonB-dependent receptor yields the protein MRGLALVGLGLAAWVGTARAQAVTTSAIYGTVTAGDSATIEQATVSITNTANGERWWTVTQSGGRYIVEYLSPGGPYIAEVRAIGFEPAHVVGIVLSVGERELVDFNLARQVVTLPELTSSASDRLVGFGGAGPAQIITHTLSSRLPVRGRDFFKLIYLSPQAVPSPNGGVSIAGQPDRLNGLQIDGATNNDLAGYAGGTGVETPGSPTGIRTLSVEAVRELQVVTAPFDVRFGTFAAGLVNAVTRSGSNRWEGSLSGYFEGQGLTGTDELGNRAEDFTTKELALTLGGPIVRDRAAFFLDLGLQRDVIPQTARTIGTDTTAGRDSAGVGIRYASALRFQQTLRDEYRVEPGTIGATPNRVPSGNLFAKITLQPAVNNRIEISHNYGHGNNFFGANHEPYGRYELSSNSFRLRATTNATRLTWTYATGRRVANELTLARLGIREAQPAVSGFPEVDVAADEGHLVAGQRGGATNSFSDQDIWEVTDNLSWVASTHQLTFGTHGELVHVHRNDFDLPLGHWEFDSLDSLEAGQASLYVRTLPGPLRPEGNLADYDVDQIAAYVQDRWTPSSRLTLTAGLRLDVPFLPTPPAQNPALLAGLNVNTALTPSGHPLWAPRIGFIYDLNGRGTALLRGGVGLFAGRPAYHWFNSVYTFTGLEQLHLECAGADVPAFTLDPAKQPTACATASSASVFVNYFNPQFRFPRNLRTALGGDFQLPSGVVGTLDLLYVLGVNDFYVTDVNLTRVGVAAGEGGRVLYGTFDAATGRATPTRRDAAFERVIEVRNARGDRSFVATAQLRKRFGDGPEVALAYTYTDAKDRLSPVSDLAVFNISANPVDGSIEDRRVATSFYSVPHKITAVVALDLPRQFRFALFYMGYSGPPYAFTVRGDADAGRYASNDIVYVPRDSTDIALADPSEYAGLDRIIRSTTCLGTQRGKIMRRNSCRDHWATVVNTRVSKLFSAAHGHTVELTADLFNALNFLDHDWGVRQFVPQALAGGVELLELVGYDQARGRGIYKVLPVDRNVTDTEATRWRLQLGAKYSF